A region from the Silene latifolia isolate original U9 population chromosome 7, ASM4854445v1, whole genome shotgun sequence genome encodes:
- the LOC141592733 gene encoding putative F-box/LRR-repeat protein 9, with protein sequence MATSNTSYFKRSRKWLELPDDVTLSILMKLGSLQILESAQFVCTTWYNLCKEPSMWRTIHIHNFDKLKTNVMYEKMTFNAVDRSAGGLIDLVIEGFGSDVLCSYVASRSTQLKSLRFAFCDDISAKGVMEAVEKLPSLEEVEVTLSNFLEEEQTVHVINSCPFFTTFKFNRIHQYTEGDDESFAIAGRVPELGHLRLIGNRKYGGLFTLVDGCRYLQSLDIRACSNLDLVQCLDKRLSKNIKDLQRPFDSIKKFSFRSLVNGMQRQGLEQSGNCIGFRSMMFFYAFSESKKAFLLSIYVPPSQISDSINGA encoded by the exons ATGGCGACTTCGAATACATCCTACTTCAAAAGATCTCGAAAATGGTTAGAATTACCGGACGACGTAACTCTGTCGATTCTGATGAAGTTAGGGTCTTTGCAAATTCTCGAATCGGCTCAATTTGTGTGCACAACATGGTACAATTTGTGCAAAGAGCCCTCCATGTGGCGCACTATCCATATCCATAACTTTGACAAACTAAAGACGAATGTTATGTATGAGAAGATGACGTTCAATGCGGTCGATCGCAGTGCTGGGGGTTTAATCGATCTCGTTATCGAGGGTTTTGGGTCTGATGTGCTATGCTCCTATGTTGCATCTCG TTCGACTCAACTTAAAAGCCTTCGGTTTGCATTTTGTGACGACATATCTGCGAAGGGAGTGATGGAAGCAGTTGAAAAGCTACCGTCTTTGGAGGAAGTAGAAGTTACTTTGAGCAActtcctagaagaagaacaaACCGTTCATGTTATTAATTCTTGTCCTTTCTTCACGACTTTCAAATTCAACAGGATCCATCAATATACGGAAGGTGATGATGAGTCATTCGCAATTGCGGGACGCGTGCCTGAATTAGGCCACCTTCGGCTTATTGGAAACAGAAAATACGGTGGTCTATTTACACTCGTTGATGGTTGTCGTTATCTTCAGTCCCTCGACATACGAGCATGTAGTAATTTGGATCTTGTGCAATGTTTAGACAAGAGATTGTCGAAAAACATCAAAGATTTGCAGCGTCCATTTGACTCGATTAAGAAGTTTAGCTTTCGTAGCCTAGTTAACG GTATGCAAAGGCAGGGATTGGAGCAGTCAGGAAACTGTATTGGTTTCAGAAGCATGATGTTTTTCTATGCTTTTTCGGAGAGCAAGAAAGCATTTCTATTGTCTATTTATGTCCCTCCCTCGCAAATTTCAGACTCTATAAATGGAGCTTAA